The proteins below are encoded in one region of Rubripirellula reticaptiva:
- a CDS encoding FMN-dependent NADH-azoreductase, with protein MARLLYIESSPRKARSKSINVANAFLAAYKSANPNDEVVTIDLWEKQLPEFDGFTIDAKYQVLHGDSFDDDQAKAWQGVVEVCDEFKSADKYLFSVPMWNFGVPYKLKHYIDVIAQPGQTFSFDPATGYSGLVKGKPAVVVYARGGAYEGEASGMDHQQPYIQQMLGFFGFTNVHPVVIEPTLAAPDAVAETESTAIDLARNLALKF; from the coding sequence ATGGCTCGACTTCTCTACATTGAATCGTCTCCTCGCAAAGCACGCTCGAAATCCATCAACGTTGCGAATGCGTTTTTAGCCGCTTACAAGTCCGCCAATCCCAATGATGAAGTCGTCACGATCGACCTTTGGGAAAAACAGCTTCCCGAGTTCGATGGTTTCACGATCGACGCCAAGTATCAAGTGCTTCATGGTGATAGCTTCGACGACGACCAAGCCAAAGCTTGGCAAGGGGTGGTCGAGGTGTGCGATGAATTCAAATCCGCCGACAAGTACTTGTTTAGCGTCCCGATGTGGAACTTTGGCGTTCCTTACAAGTTAAAGCACTACATCGACGTGATCGCTCAGCCGGGACAGACTTTTTCATTCGATCCTGCGACCGGATACAGTGGTCTCGTAAAGGGAAAACCCGCAGTCGTGGTTTACGCTCGCGGCGGAGCTTATGAGGGCGAAGCTTCTGGAATGGATCATCAGCAGCCCTACATCCAGCAGATGCTCGGCTTCTTTGGGTTCACCAACGTTCATCCCGTGGTGATCGAACCAACACTAGCTGCACCCGATGCTGTCGCCGAGACGGAGTCGACAGCGATTGACCTAGCCAGAAACCTTGCTTTGAAGTTTTAG
- a CDS encoding GNAT family N-acetyltransferase, whose translation MTVRTVEIRIATEQDSDAILAAHMNAFVEGPVFAKLVDEMLDDPSGEPTLSLVTEPSTGLVGHLLFTSVRMEPHYRQVRARIFAPLAVVQNRQRLGIGRRLSQAGFRQLEGAAVNLMFVVGYLDYYSRFKFKPATVQVLEETYPIPLQDADA comes from the coding sequence ATGACGGTTAGAACAGTCGAAATTCGCATCGCCACGGAGCAGGATAGCGATGCGATTCTGGCAGCCCACATGAATGCCTTCGTCGAAGGTCCGGTGTTCGCAAAACTCGTTGATGAGATGCTCGATGATCCTTCTGGCGAGCCAACGCTATCGCTCGTCACTGAGCCTAGTACCGGACTGGTTGGCCACCTTCTATTTACGTCCGTCAGAATGGAGCCGCACTACAGACAAGTCAGAGCAAGGATTTTCGCACCGCTGGCTGTTGTTCAAAATCGACAACGTTTGGGAATTGGCAGACGTTTGAGTCAAGCGGGGTTTCGTCAGTTGGAGGGAGCTGCCGTGAACCTTATGTTTGTTGTCGGCTATCTCGACTACTACTCGCGATTCAAGTTCAAGCCCGCAACTGTACAGGTTCTCGAAGAAACGTATCCAATCCCACTGCAAGACGCAGACGCCTGA
- a CDS encoding TolC family protein, whose amino-acid sequence MTSPRPDLLPELIATALSTHPSIAAARQRVAAAQHRIPQATALEDPMVGNTFWPIHDQALQTAGGRVAHQFALTQKLPWPAKLDARGAVAAREVQVALAEIADKESEIVEAVRLAYYELWLASELIRIVDDNNELVQDLITVAEARYKTGGSQQDILRAELEGDRLAQQLISLRRQQEQARADLGTLVRMPLDYMPTAVTDLDVDEAVPQLDLLVAQAERCNPTLRGLAAEIARDRAKESLACLQQYPDFQLGLGYSIISDNQDVISPVANGHDNINFTVGVTLPIWRDKINAGVSEAAHNRSSTTLRQEAERDRLRGTLRRQVASAYAAIEQHKLFRERLIPRTEQTLEITTADYQGKKADFTDLIATYRELLSLQVQVARTEATLASTLAGIERTVGCQ is encoded by the coding sequence GTGACTTCCCCTCGCCCAGACTTACTCCCCGAGCTCATCGCGACAGCCCTCTCGACTCATCCGTCCATTGCTGCGGCTCGCCAAAGAGTTGCCGCAGCCCAGCATCGCATCCCACAAGCAACGGCTCTGGAAGACCCGATGGTCGGCAACACATTCTGGCCCATCCACGATCAAGCGTTGCAGACGGCCGGCGGACGTGTCGCCCATCAGTTCGCTCTCACACAGAAACTGCCTTGGCCTGCCAAGCTGGATGCTCGGGGAGCGGTCGCTGCTCGTGAAGTTCAAGTGGCGCTGGCTGAAATCGCAGATAAGGAAAGTGAAATCGTCGAAGCGGTTCGACTTGCCTACTATGAACTTTGGCTCGCCAGCGAACTGATTCGCATCGTCGACGATAACAACGAACTAGTCCAAGACCTGATCACCGTTGCAGAAGCTCGTTACAAAACCGGTGGCAGCCAACAAGATATCCTGCGCGCCGAACTCGAAGGCGATCGACTTGCCCAGCAGTTAATCTCGCTGCGTCGACAGCAAGAGCAAGCCCGTGCGGACCTGGGCACGCTCGTTCGCATGCCGCTTGATTACATGCCTACTGCCGTTACCGACTTGGATGTTGACGAAGCCGTGCCACAACTCGACCTGCTCGTCGCCCAAGCCGAGCGATGCAACCCGACTCTACGAGGGCTTGCCGCCGAAATCGCTCGAGATCGTGCGAAAGAATCCCTTGCCTGTTTGCAGCAATACCCTGACTTTCAACTTGGGCTTGGATATTCGATTATCAGCGACAACCAGGACGTTATCAGTCCCGTCGCCAACGGTCACGACAACATCAACTTTACCGTCGGTGTGACACTTCCGATTTGGCGTGACAAGATTAACGCGGGTGTCAGCGAAGCCGCTCACAATCGAAGTAGCACAACGCTGCGTCAAGAAGCCGAGCGAGACCGTTTGCGTGGAACACTGCGCCGCCAAGTCGCGTCCGCCTATGCTGCAATTGAACAACATAAACTCTTTCGAGAGCGTTTGATTCCTCGCACCGAGCAAACCCTCGAAATCACCACGGCCGACTACCAAGGCAAGAAAGCCGACTTCACCGACTTGATCGCCACGTACCGCGAACTCTTGTCACTGCAAGTCCAAGTCGCCAGAACAGAAGCAACGCTCGCCAGCACGCTTGCCGGCATCGAGCGAACGGTTGGATGTCAGTAG